The DNA region AAAAAATTGCTTAGTTTATACATGTAGATAAGTTTTACTTAGGTTATTGATATTGACAAAATAATTTGTATTTCTTAGGATACCTAAGATTTAGTTTGCCTTTTACTTTCATatctttgaattattttattctattttatatttgtacGTCACCTATGCTTACAAAGTggagaaaaacaaattaataaccaccttatttaatatttaacCTAGCCTTATTTTTCAGAGGGATTTGAACTTTGAATATGCCACTTTCTTTTCACAAAGTTGACCTTCTATATATGTCACTTACAGAAACTATGAATTGATAGCTGcataaaaaaaatcttgaaaatgAAGAAATTCATGACTTGATCATATTAATGTTTCACATATTTCGAAATCGAAAATTATTCTCGTGAATCAAAAATATTGAGtttcaattttcaatatttGGATTTTGTAGtactaaaagaaaaagaaagtcaGAGAAAATTAAATGTTGGTAGATACGCATAAACATATGATTAGTAAATAAAATGAACACACATGTTACGCTCAAAGTGAGTGTACATGTCTTTTGCAAATAAAGAAGAAGCctaaattatgaaataaaaaacaaatatcgGTAGTTTGTGTTGGCAAAGTCCAAATcgattaaaaaattaatcagtGTTCAAAACTCGTTGAGAAAAATACAATCATTCGGCCAACCCAACTAACTTATGCTACTGCCTTTTTCTATATATGTTTACATTCACTTCCTCCGGCTCTTGAATCGTTCTTCtcaatatatatctatatatttatacataattctcatcattatttgattaattattcaTTCATCTCCATTTTCATGCCTATGGCAAGAAACTGATTAATTGATCACTATTTATTGCCAATTTCCAAAGCAAGACACGACTGTAATAAGTAAAAGATGGGTGGAGAAGAAGAGGCTTTGGCAGACGGCAGCGGCGGTGTGGAGGCGAAGAATGTGGTTGCATTCTACAAATTATTCGTTTTCTCGGATTGGCTTGATAAGATCCTCATGTTGGTTGGAACGTTGGGTGCGATCGGCAACGGAATGAACCCGCCTCTCATGGCCTTGCTCTTCGGTGAGCTGGCCGACGCCTTTGGTCGTACGCAGACCGGGAACGTGCTCCCCGTCGTGTGCAAGGTCGCGCTTAAGCTGGTCTACGTCGCGCTTGGCTGCGGAGCTTCAGCATTTCTTCGTAAGTGTGTGTATAAATATATTTGGTCGAGGTTATTTGAATTATATcgaaaatttagattttttttagcAGACTTAGTATTTTTGGTCAAAGTAGTATTAACGTGGTAATTTTTGGAATTTGGTATATGGTCCAATTTTCACTTTATCAACAAATTCGAATATTTTGAATCTGATTGACTAATAATCCTAGTATACTCCGAAAGTGAATAAATGGCGTGAGTTTATGTCATCAAAATCTATCATTAatcattattcatttatttgtggCCCAAAAGTCTTCGAAATTTGCCATTCATATCAAAATCCATAAAAGTACTACTTCATCCCAATTATAGAGTTGCTTTTGGTTTTTGAATGTCTATCTATGTATGTGGTTTATTTTCGTATTAGGAGCATTTTTAGGAATAATTGTCTATAAAAACTATTATGTGCACCACTTTAATATCGCATTTTGATTTTTTACGCTTcctataaaaaatttaaattgtcTCATAATGggtatttttcaaataaattcgaTGTTAAATTGATGCATATATAAAAATTCTTGTGATGTTAATAAGTAAACGACTAAACAACAACGTTATTTTGAGcctaaaaaattaagaaaataaaatataaataaatcaattatATCAAATGGGACAATTAAGAATTTTTAAAACttcaatttattattcattGCAGCATTATAAAGGCGATTCGGTCGCCTTGGCgccccacactccggcccgacatcatgtgtAGAAAAACCAGAAATGACATATTCTTCGTGATTTTAATGGCAAATAACGGCATGTTTTAATTCTTTGATTAATTCTTCAATATTAATCcataattaatagtataaacctttttctttaatttccttttcttcttGGGAAGTAGGAGTAATATGAATGTGTGACTGATGATGACAGAGGTGGCATGTTGGATGATCACCGGAGAGAGACAAGCCGCTCGGATCCGAACTCTCTACCTACAGACCATTCTGCAGCAAGACATCGCCTTCTTCGACAAGGAGGTCCACACCGGAGAAGTCATCGGAAGGATGTCCGGCGACACGGTCCTCATCCAAGACGCCATCGGAGAGAAGGTCGGCAAGTTCGCGCAGTTAATGGCGACATTCTTCGGAGGCTTCATCATCGCCTTCACGAAAGGGTGGCTTCTCACGCTGGTCATGCTGTCGTCCATTCCGCCGCTGATGATCTCCGGCGGGGTCATGTCGCAAGTGGTCGCCAAGATGGCGTCGCGTGGCCAGAACGCGTATGCCGCTGCGGCGGTTGTGGTGGAGCAAACCATTGGCGCCATTAGAACTGTGAGTATGCTCTCTTTCGTTTCAAGTTTTCAAAAGAATACTTATATCAAAAATAAACATAGCTATAaagatattttaaaatataatccatttTTGTGATTGTGAATTATGTATAGGCAAAATACGATCAGATCACAAGTAAAAAAAGGTATGTGATTGTGAAATTATGGCAAAATAGTGTGAGTTCGCCATTATAAGAAGATTTTGGTTGCGATTGTACACAAATTAATGCAATCCTCAACTAAGAAGTTTTTTGACCGTGAATTCCGGGAAAAATAAGGTGAATTATgtgaattaaaaattattagtataataataaaattgtaaGAGTGACTACTTTTTTTTACAATAGCAAAAACAAAATTGTAGTATGAGACTAGGCAGGAGTGAAaactttttaagttttaattgttttatctTAGAGCACTCATAAACCTTTGGCCCAAATTTGAGTCTTACCAATATTATTCAGCTAACCAATATTATTATGGTATTATGTTAAGTTTTAGGCTATGTTACAAATTACAAACGTTCACAATACATACATAGATGATAGACAAAACCCTATATTCTCATGGTTCCCACTACTGacatttttaattcatttttgttATCAATCTCTAATTTCATCTACATCAATTTAAATTGaacaaaatttgaataatttattaaaatttcaaatttacacattaaaattaaattttactttatcaaataaatttacaagattaaaattttaaaaactacacGTGTGTGCGTGGGCAGGTTGCCTCGTATACAGGGGAGAAGAGGGCTGTGAGTGAGTACAACAAGTCTCTCGACAGCGCTTACAAATCATCTGTGCAGCAAGGCCTAGCCACGGGGCTCGGCCTCGGCGCCGTCATGTTCATGATGTTTTGCAGCTACGGCTTGGCCGTTTGGTACGGCGCCAAGATGATTCTTGAAAAGGGCCACTCCGGTGGTGAAGTATTCACAGTCATCGTCGCAGTTCTTACCGGCTCACTGTGAGTTATCATCATCTCATTCTCTCAACAAGCTCATAtctcaaatttcaaaaaaataaaaataaaatccaattcTTCATCCACACAGGTCTCTGGGGCAAGCCTCTCCCTGCTTGACAGCGTTCGCAGCAGGACGAGCCGCGGCCTACAAGATGTTCGAGACCATTGACAGGAAGCCGGAGATCGATCCATTCGACAGCAGGGGGAAAGTGTTGAGCGACATTGCTGGGGATATTGAGCTGAGAGATGTATGCTTCAGTTATCCAGCTAGGCCTAATGAGCCCATTTTTACCGACTTCTCTCTCAGCATCCCACGTGGTACCACTGCCGCGTTGGTAGGACAGAGTGGGAGTGGCAAGTCCACCGTGGTTAGTCTCATCGAGAGATTCTACGATCCACAGAGTGGTCAGGTTCTGATCGATGGGACCGACCTCAGGGAATTCCAGCTCAAGTGGATCAGGTCGAAAATCGGGCTCGTGAGCCAGGAGCCGGTGTTGTTCATGGGAAGCATCAAGGACAACATTGCCTATGGCAAGGATGGCGCCACTGATCAAGAGATCAGAGGAGCGACCGAGCTTGCTAATGCTGCTAAATTCATTGATAAGTTGCCGCAGGTAATGTTGTTTATAATGTTTTACTTTGCATGATTGGTTAGATAGGCTGTGGGATTAATCGTGAATGATGGACATGTTTGTGCAGGGATTGGATACTTGGGTTGGTGAGCACGGGACTCAGCTATCCGGTGGGCAGAAGCAGAGGATTGCCATAGCCCGGGCTATTCTGAAGGATCCGCGGATTTTGCTTCTGGATGAGGCTACAAGCGCGCTGGATGCAGAGTCAGAGAGAGTAGTTCAGGAGGCGCTTGATCGGATCATGGTGAACAGGACGACCGTGATAGTTGCACATCGCCTAACCACAGTTAGGAATGCTAACATGATTGCAGTCATTCATAGAGGAAAGATGGTTGAGAAAGGTATGTGCTTATTTGATAGAGCTTATTATACTGTTTATAAACTGTTTGGTTGCTTATTTAGAGACTCTCACAATCTGGACACGCAGGCACCCACACAGAATTGTTGGAGGATCCGGAAGGCGCTTATTCTCAGCTCATAAGGCTACAGGAATCGAGTAACGAAGAAACTGAGGAAATGGAGGAGCCAGATTATGCGGAGGAGTACAGCAGGCAAGCGAGCCAGAAGCCGACGCTCGCGAATCTAATGAGTCGGAGATCATCCAGGTTCAGAAGTGGAAGCCACAACTCAATATCCATCTCTTTTAGCCTATCCAGAGGGGTGAGTGTTTCGAGGAACGAGTACGAGGAGTTGGAGCTTGTTTCTGACAAGAAGAAGCACCCTGAGGTGCCTCTGTCGCGCCTGGCCGCCCTCAACAGGCCAGAGGCGCCGGCTCTATTAGCTGGCACCTTGGCTGCGGTTGTAAACGGGGCAATAGTCCCGTTTTTTGGCATTCTTCTGTCACTTGTGATCAAGACATTCTACGAGCCGCCTCACAAGATGAGGCAGGACTCCAAGTTCTGGGCTGTCATGTTTGTGGCTTTGGGAGTGGTGTCTCTGGTGGCGTACCCGCTACGGACATACTTCTTTGGCGTGGCGGGTTGCAGGCTCATCAGGAGGATCCgaatgatgtgttttgagaAGGTGGTGAACATGGAGGTTGCTTGGTTTGACGAGGCTGAGAATTCGAGTGGGGTGATTGGCTCTAGGCTGTCGGCCGATGCAGCTACCATTCGAGCTCTAGTTGGAGATGCTTTGGCGCAGATTGTGCAGGATCTTTCCTCTGCAATTGTGGGGCTAGTTATAGCCTTCTTTGCTTGCTGGCAGCTTGCTTTGATTGTTCTTGGATTGGTGCCTCTCATTGCTCTCAATGGATATGTCCAGCTCAAATTCATGATGGGATTCAGCGCTGATGCTAAGGTTAGCGGAGAAtgtaaaatttgtgatattctagaccaattttaaagttggtGAGAAATAACTAATTTGGTCAAAGTTCTTAGTTTCAAGGACCAATATCCCTAAAATGAAACGTCTTTTGTCTCAACTCTTGTTTGTGTTATTAGGTGATGTACGAAGAAGCAAGTCAAGTGGCTAACGATGCTGTTGGAACAATTAGAACTGTGGCTTCGTATTGTGCAGAGGAAAAGATTATGGAAATGTACAAGAAAAAGTGTGAAGGGCCAGTGAAGATGGGGATAAAGCAAGGATTGATTAGTGGCACCGGTTTCGGGCTATCTTTAGCCTTGTTGTTCTTCGCCTACGCCACAGCCTTCTATGCCGGAGCTCGGCTTGTTGAGTCCGGGAAGACTTCGTTCCAAGATGTGTTTCGTGTTAGTACTACACTAGTGGAAGATACATGCATACATACTCGTTTTTCTTGTATTGATATTATCTCTTGTTCGTGTAGGTTTTCTTTGCAATAAACATGGCGGCTGTCGCTGTGTCCCAATCGAGCACGTTTGCCCCGGACTCGAGCAAGGCCAAGAGTGCAACAGCTTCCATATTTGCTATCCTAGACAGAAGATCAAACATTGATCCCAGTGATGAATCTGGCACCATCTTGGAGAATTTTAAAGGGGAAATTGAGCTAAGACATATTAGCTTCAAGTATCCTACTAGGCCTAATATCAGAATCTTCAGAGACCTCTCACTCACAATTCACAGTGGCAAGGTAAAACATACaaatcatttttatttgaaattcttTAAAATCATGATGATTTGAAGTTGAATTTATTTTGTGTTGctaaaaacttaaaattcaatGTTTTTACGTGATTGTGTTTTAACCAGACACTGGCGCTGGTGGGGGAGAGCGGGAGTGGGAAATCAACGGTGATCGCCCTGCTCCAGAGATTCTACAATCCCGACTCAGGCGTGATCACCATTGACGGAATCGACATCCAGAAGATGAATCTAAAATGGCTAAGGCAACAAATGGGACTAGTGAGCCAAGAGCCAGTCCTCTTCAGTGGCACAATCAGAGACAACATAGCCTACGGCGGCAAGGGAGGGAACGCCACAGAGGCCGAGATCACGGCCGCGGCCAAGCTGGCCAACGCCCACAGCTTCATCAGCGGGCTGCAGCAGGGGTATGACACCACGGTGGGCGACCGTGGGGTCCAGCTGTCGGGAGGGCAGAAGCAGAGGATCGCCATAGCGCGGGCCATTGTGAAGTCCCCGCAGATATTGCTGCTGGACGAGGCCACGAGCGCTCTAGACGCGGAGTCCGAGAGGGTGGTGCAGGATGCACTCGATCGGGTGATGGTGAACCGGACCACGGTGGTGGTGGCGCACAGGCTGTCGACGATCAAGAGTGCTGATGTGATTGCGGTGGTGAAGAATGGAATGATTGTGGAGAAAGGGAAGCATGATTCACTTATTAGTATTAAAGATGGGTTCTATGCATCACTTGTGGCATTGCATATGGCTGCTACatgattcaaattttttttggtaatttttttactttgaagtattatatcaatatatatagatatagatcAGATTGTGATAGTAAATAAAAGGCCAAGTGCGTACCTTTATATACCTTAATTGCACAAGTGTATTATATTACTCCAATACATTATACTTgatatatatatcaatttgTGAAAAGACATATCTTCAATCCTTTATATTCCGCATGTATTTATCTAAATTCTTAGTTTATGGAGTAGTACATTTGAAGTGAATGCCATTGCTAAACCAGATAAACTATTGTGGAAGATAAGAAGATCAGAGAGGATAGAGCTTCAATGGATTCAGTATGGATATTACTCGAGCAACCTTTTATGGAAGAATTTGTCAAAGAAAAGCCTAAAACTAGCAACCAACCTCCCTCTACCTCTAACTCTGAGGAAACGGATATGGATCCAATTTTGGCATTGGCTATTTCTTGCTTGCTTGCAAGGCATGTATAATATGCCCACACCTAACACTAGCAGTATAGAAATACTTAAAACAACAAACAATAGATTGAGCATGCTTCTAAGCCAAGCACCAGTTTCACACTCTGCTTATAAAATTCTTCCAAAACATTCCATGGCCAATCAATTAAAacagagatggaattctcagtGATAACACGCGCTAAGGGACTGGTTGCGCCTTCGGAGCCGACGCCATCGGGTATTCTCGAGTTATCGGTGGTGGACAGGCTGCCGGCGCTGCGGTGCAACGCCCGAACGCTTCATGTGTTCCGACATGGACCGGCGGCGGTGGAGGTGATACGCGAAGCTTTGGGCAAAGCGTTGGTTCCTTACTATCCTCTGGCGGGGAGGTTGCTTGTTTCTGATGAGAATGAGCTTCAGATTGCTTGTACCGGAGATGGGATTTGGGTGGTGGATGCATTGGCTGATTGTACCTTGGATGATGTTAATTACTTGGACGACGCCATGTCTATTCCTTATGAGAAGCTTCTGCCTCCTCCGCCGCCACTGACTGACGGCGTAGATCCTCTGGTGCAAATGCAGGTACGCAAACTTCTGTTCAATCTTCTAACTGTATTTATGTAGCGAACTAAACCataattttatagtttttgCAATTGTTTCATACGATTACTtttgttcaaaaaaaaaatttgagaaCATTTTAAAGAGTAACAATATAAAACCATTATTTTTGTTCAAAAATAGCGAATTAAATCATTACTTATGCACTTATGctcaattataatttaaatcataattcTGATTCAAATGACTCTCAAATTAGCAAATTAAACCATAATTTTTGTAGCCTTCGCAATTGTCTCGCACGAATTAAAAAATCTAGTACTACATTTTAAAGTGTAACACAATTAAACCATAGCTTCTATTCAAAAATAGCAAATTAAACCATTACTTGTTCGATTAccatttaaatcataattttgacaGCATAGATACTCTGGTACAAATATAAGTGGACAGACTTCGTTAGAATCTCATAACTATAAAAGTAGTGAATTAAACTAATATTTTGTAGTTTTTGCAATTGTCtcatacgaattaaaaaatcTACTATACATTCTAAAGGGTAACACAATTAAATCATAACTTTGAGTTTTTAGGTAACACAATTTGGTTGCGACGGATTCGTGATGGGGCTGATATTCTGCCACAGCATATGCGACGGTCTCGGCGCCGCGCAGTTCCTCAATGCCGTCGGAGAAATGGCCCGAGGCGCTCCGGCGCTGACCACCCCGCCGGAGTGGCGCCGGGACTTCCTCCCGCCGTCGCCCTCCGTTCCCCTACCCATGTCCTTCCCACTGCTTCCGGACCACCAGCTCGAGCCGGCCATAATTGAAGTATCCACCGACGAGATTGAGAAACTGAAGCGAGAATTCCAGCAACGGAGCGGCAAGAATTGCTCCACATTCGAGTTGGTGGCGGCGGCGCTGTGGCGGCGGCGCACGGAGGTGATCGCGCTGGACAAGGATACGGAGGTGAAGCTGGTCTTCTTCGCCAACTGCCGGAATCTGGTGGAACCACCGCTACCGGAGGGATTCTACGGCAACTGCTTTTTTCCGGTGACCGTGACGGCGAAGAGCCGGGAGGTGGTGGCGAAGGATGTGTTCGAGGTGGTGGAGTTGATCAAGGAGGGGAAGGCGCGGCTGGCAGAGGAGTTTCGAAAGTGGACGGGAAAGGCGGAGGCGCGGACGGGGCCGGACCCGTTTGCGCCGCCGCTGGAGTACCGGACGCTGTTTATATCGGAGTGGGGGAGACTCGGGTTCATGGAGGTGGACTACGGGTGGGGGAACCCGGTTCATGTTGTTCCGGTTCAGGGGTCGAGCGTCATTCCGGTCGGAATTGTCTGCTCACAGCCGCGCCCGCGAACCGGGGCCCGGCTCATGACGTGGTGCGTCAACATATCCCATCTTCCGGCTTTGCTACAAAACTTCCAAACTTGAAATTCTTTCTGAACAAAATAAGATAAGAAAGAGTGGATGAAATTTGAAAACAATGTTCTTAAAATAGAGTTCACATGCCTGAGCtcgaaaataaaatactattcaCTATCTTTTCTGGGCAATGATTATTCAtgtcaaaatatttattttgttattataaaaaataatagtattaacaatcataaaatttaaaaatgttttAAATTCTCTCTTCACCCAAGTTAGTTGATGCATTTATTTTGGAAC from Salvia splendens isolate huo1 chromosome 9, SspV2, whole genome shotgun sequence includes:
- the LOC121746617 gene encoding ABC transporter B family member 21-like — encoded protein: MGGEEEALADGSGGVEAKNVVAFYKLFVFSDWLDKILMLVGTLGAIGNGMNPPLMALLFGELADAFGRTQTGNVLPVVCKVALKLVYVALGCGASAFLQVACWMITGERQAARIRTLYLQTILQQDIAFFDKEVHTGEVIGRMSGDTVLIQDAIGEKVGKFAQLMATFFGGFIIAFTKGWLLTLVMLSSIPPLMISGGVMSQVVAKMASRGQNAYAAAAVVVEQTIGAIRTVASYTGEKRAVSEYNKSLDSAYKSSVQQGLATGLGLGAVMFMMFCSYGLAVWYGAKMILEKGHSGGEVFTVIVAVLTGSLSLGQASPCLTAFAAGRAAAYKMFETIDRKPEIDPFDSRGKVLSDIAGDIELRDVCFSYPARPNEPIFTDFSLSIPRGTTAALVGQSGSGKSTVVSLIERFYDPQSGQVLIDGTDLREFQLKWIRSKIGLVSQEPVLFMGSIKDNIAYGKDGATDQEIRGATELANAAKFIDKLPQGLDTWVGEHGTQLSGGQKQRIAIARAILKDPRILLLDEATSALDAESERVVQEALDRIMVNRTTVIVAHRLTTVRNANMIAVIHRGKMVEKGTHTELLEDPEGAYSQLIRLQESSNEETEEMEEPDYAEEYSRQASQKPTLANLMSRRSSRFRSGSHNSISISFSLSRGVSVSRNEYEELELVSDKKKHPEVPLSRLAALNRPEAPALLAGTLAAVVNGAIVPFFGILLSLVIKTFYEPPHKMRQDSKFWAVMFVALGVVSLVAYPLRTYFFGVAGCRLIRRIRMMCFEKVVNMEVAWFDEAENSSGVIGSRLSADAATIRALVGDALAQIVQDLSSAIVGLVIAFFACWQLALIVLGLVPLIALNGYVQLKFMMGFSADAKVMYEEASQVANDAVGTIRTVASYCAEEKIMEMYKKKCEGPVKMGIKQGLISGTGFGLSLALLFFAYATAFYAGARLVESGKTSFQDVFRVFFAINMAAVAVSQSSTFAPDSSKAKSATASIFAILDRRSNIDPSDESGTILENFKGEIELRHISFKYPTRPNIRIFRDLSLTIHSGKTLALVGESGSGKSTVIALLQRFYNPDSGVITIDGIDIQKMNLKWLRQQMGLVSQEPVLFSGTIRDNIAYGGKGGNATEAEITAAAKLANAHSFISGLQQGYDTTVGDRGVQLSGGQKQRIAIARAIVKSPQILLLDEATSALDAESERVVQDALDRVMVNRTTVVVAHRLSTIKSADVIAVVKNGMIVEKGKHDSLISIKDGFYASLVALHMAAT
- the LOC121747015 gene encoding acyl transferase 5-like, which produces MEFSVITRAKGLVAPSEPTPSGILELSVVDRLPALRCNARTLHVFRHGPAAVEVIREALGKALVPYYPLAGRLLVSDENELQIACTGDGIWVVDALADCTLDDVNYLDDAMSIPYEKLLPPPPPLTDGVDPLVQMQVTQFGCDGFVMGLIFCHSICDGLGAAQFLNAVGEMARGAPALTTPPEWRRDFLPPSPSVPLPMSFPLLPDHQLEPAIIEVSTDEIEKLKREFQQRSGKNCSTFELVAAALWRRRTEVIALDKDTEVKLVFFANCRNLVEPPLPEGFYGNCFFPVTVTAKSREVVAKDVFEVVELIKEGKARLAEEFRKWTGKAEARTGPDPFAPPLEYRTLFISEWGRLGFMEVDYGWGNPVHVVPVQGSSVIPVGIVCSQPRPRTGARLMTWCVNISHLPALLQNFQT